In one Shinella zoogloeoides genomic region, the following are encoded:
- a CDS encoding ABC transporter permease, which yields MRIELEKRANPSTLYSILSPFLALGLTVIAGGIMFALLGKSPVAALYSFFIEPLLDVWSLHEIAIKAAPLILIGVGLSVCYRSNNWNIGAEGQFIAGAIAGSIVPVVFHEWHSPLVLPLMLICGMIGGALYAAVPAFLKAHMNTNEILTSLMLVYIAQLFLDWLVRGPWRSPDAYNFPVTRDFAPEAILPELIASGRANLGFAFAIIAAVALWIMMRYTLKGFEITVLGQSERAGRFAGFSSKRMIWFSMLLSGALAGLAGISEVSGTIGKLQPIISPGYGFTAIIVAFLGRLNPLGIIAAGLFLALTYVGGEAVQLTLSVSDKVTRVFQGLLLFFVLSCDTLIQYKIRLVFSRLGRTSEGGAH from the coding sequence ATGCGCATTGAACTCGAAAAGCGCGCCAACCCCTCGACGCTCTATTCCATCCTGTCGCCCTTCCTGGCGCTGGGCCTGACGGTGATCGCCGGCGGCATCATGTTCGCCCTGCTAGGCAAGAGCCCCGTCGCCGCGCTCTACAGCTTCTTCATCGAGCCGCTGCTCGACGTCTGGTCGCTGCACGAGATCGCCATCAAGGCCGCGCCGCTGATCCTGATCGGCGTCGGCCTTTCCGTCTGCTACCGCTCCAACAACTGGAACATCGGCGCCGAGGGCCAGTTCATCGCGGGCGCCATCGCCGGCTCCATCGTGCCGGTCGTCTTCCATGAATGGCATTCGCCGCTCGTGCTGCCGCTGATGCTGATCTGCGGCATGATCGGCGGCGCGCTCTATGCCGCCGTTCCCGCCTTCCTCAAGGCGCATATGAACACCAACGAGATCCTGACGAGCCTGATGCTGGTCTATATCGCCCAGCTCTTCCTCGACTGGCTGGTGCGCGGTCCCTGGCGCAGCCCGGACGCCTACAATTTCCCGGTGACGCGCGACTTCGCGCCGGAAGCGATCCTGCCCGAGCTCATCGCCTCCGGCCGGGCCAATCTCGGCTTCGCCTTCGCCATCATCGCGGCCGTCGCCCTCTGGATCATGATGCGCTACACGCTGAAGGGCTTCGAGATCACCGTGCTCGGCCAGTCGGAACGGGCAGGGCGCTTTGCCGGCTTCTCCTCCAAGCGCATGATCTGGTTCTCCATGCTGCTGTCGGGCGCGCTGGCCGGGCTTGCCGGCATCTCCGAGGTCAGTGGCACCATCGGCAAGCTGCAGCCGATCATCTCGCCCGGCTACGGCTTCACCGCCATCATCGTCGCCTTCCTCGGCCGCCTCAATCCGCTCGGCATCATCGCCGCCGGCCTGTTCCTGGCGCTCACCTATGTCGGCGGCGAGGCGGTGCAGCTGACCCTGAGCGTTTCCGACAAGGTCACCCGCGTCTTCCAGGGCCTGCTGCTCTTCTTCGTGCTCTCCTGCGACACGCTCATCCAATACAAGATTAGGCTGGTCTTTTCCCGCCTCGGCCGCACCAGTGAAGGGGGAGCGCACTGA
- a CDS encoding tyrosine-type recombinase/integrase: MGSNPTSSANFGFHLFPIVSKRPIFQALRLDRRFHAFPIMPADTRQKGGMRAGIGKRESGYFGKAMLTDAQIKKAKPAEKAYRLVDGNGLHLFVTPSGGKLWRYRYKVEGVEKLLTLGKYPLVSLQDARAARDTAKSHQRAGKDPGVVKKIQKLTGGRSGKATFEELAREWHALQKPRWVERHADDVLNSLERDVFPHLGDLIPAEITPATVLGVLRMTENREAKETARRLRQRISAVFVYGIASGRADHDPAAIVTKAMAPLKKGKQPAVIDLEGVQGMLRQTEGVPAYGVTKLAVRLLALTAVRPGTLATTPWSEFNDLDEKEPIWRVPAERMKVKLEHKNDEARDHLVPLSRQAVEVIAAVRSITGKGPFVFPNARHAHKPMSENAMGYLLNRAGYHSKHVPHGFRSSFSTIMNERFPADRAIIDFMLAHVPKDKVETAYNRALYLQRRIALAQEWADLLMKEAPPAVDLLKGPVKILKRR, translated from the coding sequence GTGGGTTCGAATCCCACCTCTTCCGCCAATTTCGGCTTCCATCTCTTCCCTATCGTGTCCAAACGTCCTATTTTTCAGGCGTTGCGGTTGGACCGACGTTTCCATGCCTTTCCCATTATGCCCGCCGATACCCGCCAAAAAGGGGGTATGCGAGCGGGTATCGGGAAACGGGAAAGCGGGTATTTTGGAAAAGCGATGCTGACGGACGCTCAAATCAAGAAGGCCAAGCCAGCTGAGAAGGCGTATCGCCTTGTCGACGGCAACGGCCTGCACCTCTTCGTGACGCCTTCGGGAGGAAAATTGTGGCGCTACCGCTACAAAGTCGAGGGGGTAGAAAAGCTCCTCACGCTTGGTAAATACCCGCTCGTCAGCCTTCAGGATGCACGTGCAGCTCGTGACACCGCCAAGTCCCATCAGCGCGCCGGGAAAGATCCTGGCGTCGTCAAGAAAATCCAGAAACTGACCGGCGGCCGAAGCGGCAAGGCCACTTTCGAAGAACTCGCCCGCGAATGGCATGCCTTGCAAAAACCTCGCTGGGTTGAGCGCCACGCCGACGACGTTCTAAATTCTCTGGAGCGCGACGTCTTTCCTCACCTCGGCGACCTGATACCCGCCGAAATAACACCCGCTACCGTGCTCGGCGTCCTGCGAATGACCGAGAACCGGGAAGCAAAGGAGACCGCCCGCCGTCTCCGGCAGCGAATATCCGCTGTGTTCGTCTATGGCATCGCGTCGGGCCGCGCTGATCACGACCCTGCAGCCATCGTTACCAAGGCAATGGCGCCCTTGAAAAAGGGCAAGCAGCCCGCAGTGATCGATCTGGAAGGCGTACAGGGGATGCTAAGGCAGACCGAGGGCGTTCCCGCCTACGGAGTAACGAAGCTCGCCGTTCGCCTCCTGGCGCTTACTGCGGTGCGTCCTGGCACGCTGGCGACGACGCCCTGGTCGGAATTCAACGACTTGGATGAGAAGGAACCGATCTGGCGTGTACCTGCCGAACGGATGAAGGTGAAACTAGAGCACAAGAACGACGAGGCGCGCGACCATCTCGTGCCACTCTCGCGCCAGGCCGTCGAGGTTATTGCCGCAGTTCGGTCTATCACAGGAAAGGGGCCTTTCGTCTTCCCGAACGCCAGGCACGCGCACAAGCCGATGAGCGAGAACGCCATGGGTTATTTGCTGAACCGCGCCGGCTATCACTCCAAGCATGTGCCGCACGGCTTCCGGTCCAGCTTCTCGACGATCATGAACGAGCGGTTCCCCGCCGATCGCGCCATCATCGACTTCATGCTGGCCCATGTCCCGAAGGACAAGGTCGAAACCGCGTACAACCGAGCCCTCTATCTGCAGCGCCGAATTGCTTTGGCGCAGGAGTGGGCAGATCTCCTCATGAAGGAAGCCCCGCCAGCGGTGGACTTGCTGAAGGGGCCAGTGAAGATACTGAAGCGGAGGTAA
- a CDS encoding BMP family ABC transporter substrate-binding protein has product MKKIILALATSAAVLGFAAAASAQDKTKICFIYVGSKTDGGWTQAHDIGRQALQKEFGDKIETPFLESVPEGPDAERAIERMARSGCALVFTTSFGFMDATVKVAEKFPDVKFEHATGFKSAPNVATYNSRFYEGRYIQGLIAAKMSEKGVAGYIASFPIPEVVMGINAFVHGAQSVNPDFKVKVIWANTWFDPGKEADAAKALIDQGVDILTQHTDTTAPMQVAAERGIKAFGQASDMIAAGPNTQLTAIVDTWGAYYIKRTKAVLDGTWKSEQVWDGLKDGILTMAPYTNMPDDVKKLAEEAEAKIRSGELHPFTGPIKKQDGSDWLAEGAVSDDGTLLGMNFYIAGVDDQLPK; this is encoded by the coding sequence ATGAAGAAAATCATTCTCGCTCTCGCAACATCGGCCGCCGTGCTCGGCTTTGCCGCCGCAGCCAGCGCCCAGGATAAGACGAAGATCTGCTTCATCTATGTCGGCTCCAAGACAGATGGCGGCTGGACGCAGGCGCACGACATCGGCCGCCAGGCGCTGCAGAAGGAGTTCGGCGACAAGATCGAGACGCCGTTCCTCGAAAGCGTTCCGGAAGGCCCCGACGCCGAGCGCGCGATCGAGCGCATGGCCCGCTCCGGCTGCGCACTGGTCTTCACCACCTCGTTCGGCTTCATGGATGCCACCGTCAAGGTTGCCGAAAAGTTCCCGGACGTGAAGTTCGAGCACGCGACGGGCTTCAAGTCCGCCCCGAATGTCGCGACCTACAATTCGCGCTTCTATGAAGGCCGCTACATCCAGGGCCTGATCGCCGCCAAGATGTCCGAGAAGGGTGTCGCAGGCTACATCGCCTCGTTCCCGATCCCGGAAGTCGTCATGGGCATCAATGCCTTCGTGCACGGTGCGCAGTCGGTGAACCCGGACTTCAAGGTCAAGGTCATCTGGGCCAACACCTGGTTCGACCCCGGCAAGGAAGCCGACGCCGCCAAGGCGCTGATCGACCAGGGCGTCGACATCCTGACCCAGCACACGGACACGACCGCGCCGATGCAGGTCGCCGCCGAGCGTGGCATCAAGGCGTTCGGCCAGGCGTCCGACATGATCGCTGCCGGCCCGAACACCCAGCTCACCGCCATCGTCGACACCTGGGGCGCCTACTACATCAAGCGCACCAAGGCCGTGCTCGACGGCACCTGGAAGTCGGAGCAGGTCTGGGATGGCCTGAAGGACGGCATCCTGACCATGGCGCCCTACACCAACATGCCCGACGACGTGAAGAAGCTCGCCGAAGAGGCCGAAGCGAAGATCCGCTCCGGCGAACTGCACCCCTTCACCGGCCCGATCAAGAAGCAGGACGGTTCGGATTGGCTCGCCGAAGGTGCCGTCTCCGATGACGGCACGCTCCTCGGCATGAACTTCTACATCGCCGGCGTCGACGACCAGCTGCCGAAATAA
- a CDS encoding DUF992 domain-containing protein, translating into MNKKLGTALALTLAQAFATTAGAADMVIRDETPVYVDRGARDGVKIGMLSCDVGGGVGYVIGSAKNVDCVFSATNGEQDAYSGVIRKMGVDLGFTTQGRIVWAVFAPTAGYHQGSLGGLYQGATAEATVGVGVGTNILIGGTSGSIHLQTVSVSGQIGLNLAATGTSVTLTPQG; encoded by the coding sequence ATGAACAAGAAGCTTGGAACTGCCCTCGCGCTTACCCTTGCGCAGGCTTTCGCGACGACGGCTGGCGCAGCAGACATGGTGATCCGCGATGAAACGCCTGTTTATGTCGACCGGGGCGCCCGCGACGGCGTCAAGATCGGCATGCTGAGCTGCGATGTCGGCGGCGGCGTCGGCTACGTGATCGGCTCGGCCAAGAACGTGGACTGCGTGTTCAGCGCGACCAATGGCGAGCAGGACGCCTATTCCGGCGTGATCCGCAAGATGGGCGTCGACCTAGGCTTCACCACGCAGGGCCGCATCGTCTGGGCGGTCTTCGCGCCGACGGCCGGTTACCATCAGGGTTCGCTCGGCGGCCTCTACCAGGGCGCGACAGCGGAAGCGACGGTGGGTGTCGGTGTCGGCACCAACATCCTCATCGGCGGCACGTCGGGATCGATCCACCTGCAGACGGTCAGCGTCAGCGGCCAGATCGGGCTCAATCTCGCGGCCACCGGCACGTCGGTAACGCTTACGCCGCAGGGCTGA
- a CDS encoding helix-turn-helix transcriptional regulator — protein sequence MSVSPEASPAPAGEPIETLLRLRDVMKVTTLGSTTIYRKMDAGEFPRPLNLGGNVVRWKMSDVQRWISALPIHHPE from the coding sequence ATGAGCGTTTCGCCCGAAGCCTCACCGGCGCCGGCGGGCGAGCCGATTGAAACGTTGCTCCGCCTGAGGGACGTCATGAAAGTGACCACGCTCGGCTCGACGACCATCTATCGCAAGATGGATGCCGGCGAATTCCCGCGGCCGCTTAACCTCGGCGGCAACGTCGTTCGGTGGAAAATGTCGGACGTGCAGAGGTGGATCAGCGCTTTGCCGATCCACCACCCCGAATAG
- a CDS encoding ABC transporter ATP-binding protein, translating to MLAVRSLTKLFGSFAACNGIDLDIQPGEIHALLGENGAGKSTLVKMLFGVLSPTSGEILWKGEPVRIPSPGAARRLGIGMVFQHFSLFEALTVAENIALSLSPGISLSKVAEEASRLSHLYGLPLDPKAHVADLSVGERQRIEIVRALLQNPELIILDEPTSVLTPQEADRLFETLAKLKSEGRSVLYISHRLEEVQRICDRATVLRHGKVTGACDPRKETPASLARMMVGSDVASVSTAGTNTKGEVLLEARHLSVPARTPFAVALKNVCLKVRGGEVLAIAGVAGNGQGELFDALSGEYPVSDASAVFIRGKGAGNLGITARRLMGAGFVPEERHGHAAVPGLPLSDNLVLARNQSDRKTFLSGGVLGIIRHAVVRIASRRISETMDVRKSGEDPAAGSLSGGNLQKYIVGRELDRQPAVLIVNQPTWGVDAGAASRIRQALVDLAKAGSAVLVISQDLDEIFEVATEIAVISEGRLSDAYPAHELTREKIGLLMGGMYGKTEGEEAAHAH from the coding sequence TTGCTGGCTGTTCGCAGCCTGACAAAACTATTTGGCTCGTTTGCCGCCTGTAACGGCATCGACCTCGACATCCAGCCCGGCGAGATCCACGCCCTTCTGGGCGAAAACGGCGCAGGGAAATCCACCCTCGTTAAAATGCTCTTCGGCGTGCTGTCGCCGACCAGCGGCGAGATCCTGTGGAAGGGCGAGCCCGTCCGCATCCCGAGCCCCGGCGCCGCGCGGCGCCTCGGCATCGGTATGGTTTTCCAGCACTTTTCGCTGTTCGAGGCGCTGACGGTGGCGGAAAACATCGCCCTGTCGCTGAGCCCGGGCATTTCGCTTTCCAAGGTGGCCGAAGAGGCTTCGCGCCTCTCCCATCTCTACGGCCTGCCGCTCGATCCGAAGGCGCATGTCGCGGACCTTTCGGTCGGCGAGCGCCAGCGCATCGAGATCGTGCGCGCTCTCCTGCAAAACCCTGAACTCATCATTCTCGACGAACCGACCTCCGTGCTGACGCCGCAGGAGGCGGACCGCCTGTTCGAGACGCTCGCCAAGCTGAAATCCGAGGGCCGCTCCGTCCTTTACATCAGCCATCGGCTGGAAGAGGTGCAGCGCATCTGCGACCGCGCGACGGTGCTGCGCCACGGCAAGGTCACCGGCGCCTGCGATCCGCGCAAGGAAACGCCGGCCTCGCTCGCCCGCATGATGGTCGGCAGCGATGTCGCCTCGGTGAGCACGGCCGGCACCAACACCAAGGGCGAAGTGTTGCTGGAGGCGCGGCATCTCAGCGTGCCGGCGCGCACGCCCTTCGCCGTCGCGCTCAAGAATGTCTGTCTCAAGGTGCGGGGCGGCGAGGTCCTGGCCATCGCCGGTGTCGCGGGCAACGGCCAGGGCGAGCTTTTCGATGCGCTGTCCGGCGAATATCCGGTGTCCGACGCATCCGCCGTCTTCATTCGCGGCAAGGGCGCCGGCAATCTCGGCATCACCGCCCGGCGCCTGATGGGCGCGGGTTTCGTGCCGGAGGAGCGCCATGGCCATGCCGCCGTGCCGGGCCTGCCGCTTTCCGACAATCTCGTGCTGGCGCGCAACCAGTCGGACCGCAAGACCTTCCTGTCCGGCGGCGTGCTCGGCATCATCCGCCATGCCGTCGTGCGCATCGCGTCGCGTCGCATTTCCGAGACGATGGATGTGCGCAAGAGCGGCGAGGACCCGGCGGCGGGCTCCCTTTCGGGCGGCAACCTGCAGAAATACATCGTCGGGCGCGAGCTGGACCGCCAGCCGGCCGTGCTGATCGTCAACCAGCCGACCTGGGGCGTCGACGCCGGGGCGGCAAGCCGTATCCGGCAGGCGCTGGTGGACCTTGCAAAGGCGGGCTCGGCCGTGCTGGTCATCAGCCAGGATCTCGACGAGATCTTCGAGGTCGCGACGGAGATCGCCGTCATCAGCGAGGGCCGACTGTCCGATGCCTATCCCGCGCACGAATTGACGCGTGAAAAGATCGGTCTCCTGATGGGCGGCATGTACGGCAAGACGGAAGGCGAGGAGGCGGCCCATGCGCATTGA
- a CDS encoding quinone oxidoreductase family protein gives MTKAIVVRSLGGPDVLKLEDVPLAAPGPGEVQIRQAAVGLNFIDVYFRTGLYKAEPPFIPGKEGAGTVTALGEGVTDFAIGDRVAYASADGAYAAERNVATKHLVKVPDGISLETAAAMMLKGMTAQYLLLQTYQVKPGSVILFHAAAGGVGLIAGQWAKALGATVIGTAGSQAKIDLALAHGYDHVIDYGKDDFVAHVRELTNGAGVDVVYDSVGKDTFPQSLDCLKPRGLFVSFGNSSGPVDAFNMGLLSQKGSLYATRPTLFAYIATRTALDACANSLFDVVQGNKVRININQTYSLADAGRAHTDLEARKTSGTTLLIP, from the coding sequence ATGACCAAGGCGATCGTCGTCCGCAGTCTCGGCGGACCGGACGTGTTGAAGCTCGAGGATGTGCCGCTCGCCGCGCCGGGCCCCGGCGAAGTGCAGATCCGGCAGGCGGCCGTCGGCCTCAACTTCATCGACGTCTATTTCCGCACTGGGCTCTACAAAGCGGAGCCGCCGTTCATTCCGGGCAAGGAAGGGGCGGGCACCGTCACGGCGCTCGGAGAAGGCGTGACGGATTTTGCCATCGGCGACCGTGTCGCCTATGCCTCGGCGGATGGCGCCTATGCGGCCGAACGCAATGTCGCGACGAAACATCTGGTGAAGGTGCCGGACGGCATTTCGCTGGAAACCGCCGCGGCCATGATGCTGAAGGGCATGACGGCGCAGTACCTGCTGCTCCAGACCTATCAGGTGAAGCCCGGCAGCGTGATCCTGTTCCATGCGGCGGCCGGCGGCGTCGGCCTGATCGCCGGCCAGTGGGCGAAGGCGCTCGGCGCCACCGTGATCGGCACAGCGGGCTCGCAGGCGAAGATCGACCTGGCGCTGGCGCATGGCTACGACCACGTCATCGACTACGGCAAGGACGATTTCGTGGCCCACGTGCGCGAGCTCACCAACGGAGCGGGCGTCGATGTCGTCTATGATTCCGTCGGCAAGGACACGTTCCCCCAATCGCTGGACTGCCTGAAACCGCGCGGCCTGTTCGTCAGCTTCGGCAATTCGTCCGGCCCGGTCGACGCCTTCAACATGGGCCTGCTGTCGCAGAAAGGCTCGCTCTACGCGACACGGCCGACACTGTTTGCCTACATCGCCACGCGCACGGCGCTCGATGCATGTGCAAACTCGCTCTTTGATGTTGTGCAAGGCAACAAAGTGCGTATCAATATTAATCAGACTTATTCGTTGGCGGATGCTGGGCGCGCGCACACGGATCTGGAAGCAAGAAAAACGAGTGGAACGACATTGCTCATTCCCTGA
- a CDS encoding FadR/GntR family transcriptional regulator, whose product MNTRTSHAQVVNALGRAIIAGEYPVGATLPGDAELAARFKVSRTVLREAMKTLAAKGLVVPRARIGTRVTPNTQWNLFDSDILTWYFAVGINEDFLLHLSEVRLAFEPHAAALAARHATEADISQMMRLAVAMGDLEHTAESLALADLKFHLSVLEASRNPFLRTVGSLIEAALVGAFKLSSPAADRGKMGDVAATHIRIVEEIDKRDEDGARRAMENVIKVGRERVVQALRDGK is encoded by the coding sequence ATGAACACGCGCACCAGCCATGCGCAGGTCGTCAACGCGCTGGGCCGGGCCATCATCGCGGGCGAATATCCCGTCGGCGCGACTTTGCCCGGCGATGCGGAGCTTGCCGCCCGCTTCAAGGTCTCCCGCACGGTACTGCGCGAGGCGATGAAGACGCTGGCCGCCAAGGGCCTCGTCGTGCCGCGCGCGCGCATCGGCACCCGCGTGACACCCAACACGCAATGGAACCTCTTCGACAGCGATATCCTCACCTGGTATTTCGCCGTCGGCATCAACGAGGATTTCCTGCTGCACCTTTCCGAAGTGCGGCTCGCGTTCGAACCGCACGCGGCAGCGCTCGCGGCCCGTCACGCCACGGAGGCCGATATCAGCCAGATGATGCGGCTTGCCGTCGCCATGGGCGATCTGGAGCATACGGCGGAATCGCTCGCGCTCGCCGATCTCAAGTTCCATCTTTCGGTGCTGGAAGCATCGCGCAACCCGTTCCTGCGTACCGTCGGCAGCCTGATCGAGGCAGCGCTCGTCGGCGCCTTCAAACTCAGCTCGCCCGCGGCCGATCGCGGCAAGATGGGCGACGTCGCGGCCACGCATATTCGCATCGTCGAGGAGATCGACAAGCGGGACGAGGATGGCGCGCGGCGCGCGATGGAGAATGTCATCAAGGTCGGCCGCGAGCGGGTGGTGCAGGCGCTGCGCGACGGAAAATAA
- a CDS encoding UbiH/UbiF family hydroxylase, giving the protein MRQFDIAVVGAGLAGSLAALAFAESGRSVVLIAPPARAGDGRTTALMDQSIAFLKTLGLWDEIARHAAALETMQIVDGTSRLLRAPPVAFRSSEVGLDAFGYNIPNAPFLAVLDARLAAQAGIVRLENGVTAANTFDTGVELVLDDGERVMAAFVVGADGRKSKIRESAGIGVRAWSYPQTALVLNFSHERPHGNVSTEFHTESGPFTQVPLPGRRSSLVWVLPPKEAARLRDLPAADLGQAVEERMQSMLGKVTVEGGAQSFPLSGMTAERFGKGRFALVGEAAHAFPPIGAQGLNLSLRDIMALKDLLQDSEPSAYASIGERFDRKRQADIRSRTLSVDLLNRSLLSDFLPVQFLRSAGLHLLSALGPLRSIVMREGIEPLGSLKAFRDGLRERVARKQA; this is encoded by the coding sequence ATGAGACAATTCGATATCGCGGTCGTCGGCGCCGGTCTTGCGGGCAGCCTTGCCGCCTTGGCGTTTGCCGAATCGGGGCGCAGCGTCGTGCTGATCGCCCCGCCCGCGCGCGCCGGCGACGGCCGCACGACGGCGCTGATGGACCAGTCCATCGCCTTCCTGAAGACGCTCGGCCTGTGGGACGAGATCGCGCGCCACGCCGCCGCGCTGGAGACCATGCAGATCGTCGACGGGACATCGCGGCTCCTGCGCGCGCCGCCCGTCGCCTTCCGCTCCAGCGAGGTCGGCCTCGACGCCTTCGGCTACAATATTCCGAACGCCCCCTTCCTGGCCGTGCTGGATGCCCGCCTTGCGGCGCAGGCCGGCATCGTGCGGCTGGAAAACGGCGTGACGGCCGCCAACACGTTCGATACCGGCGTCGAACTGGTGCTGGACGACGGCGAGCGCGTCATGGCCGCCTTCGTGGTCGGCGCCGATGGCCGGAAATCGAAGATCCGCGAAAGCGCCGGCATCGGCGTGCGCGCCTGGTCCTATCCGCAGACAGCGCTCGTGCTCAATTTCTCGCACGAGCGGCCGCACGGCAATGTCTCGACGGAGTTCCACACGGAAAGCGGTCCTTTCACCCAGGTTCCCCTGCCCGGCCGGCGCTCCAGCCTCGTCTGGGTCCTGCCGCCGAAGGAAGCCGCGCGGCTGCGCGACCTCCCCGCCGCCGACCTCGGCCAGGCGGTGGAAGAGCGCATGCAGTCCATGCTTGGCAAGGTCACCGTCGAAGGCGGCGCGCAGAGCTTTCCGCTTTCCGGCATGACGGCCGAGCGGTTCGGCAAGGGGCGGTTTGCACTTGTCGGCGAGGCCGCGCACGCCTTCCCGCCGATCGGCGCGCAAGGCCTCAATCTCAGCCTGCGCGATATCATGGCGCTCAAAGACCTTCTTCAGGACAGCGAGCCGTCGGCCTACGCTTCCATCGGCGAGCGTTTCGACCGCAAGCGGCAGGCGGACATCCGTTCGCGCACGCTCAGCGTCGATCTGCTCAACCGCTCGCTGCTTTCGGATTTCCTGCCCGTGCAGTTCCTGCGTTCCGCCGGCCTGCATCTTCTGTCGGCGCTCGGGCCGCTGCGCAGCATCGTCATGCGCGAGGGCATCGAGCCGCTCGGTTCGCTGAAGGCGTTTCGCGATGGTTTACGGGAAAGGGTCGCCCGCAAGCAGGCCTGA
- a CDS encoding ABC transporter permease: MGIVEAILLTVITAATPLVLASLGELVAERSGVLNLGVEGMMVMGAVLAFAATQVTGSPYVGILAGIACGALFSLLFGFLTLTLVANQVATGLALTILGLGVSGQIGEPYVGMSGTKLQPIAIPLLADIPFLGPLLFRQDLIFYLSIALIFGVNWFLFRSRAGLKLRAVGDSHASAHALGVHVIRTRYLAVMFGGACAGLAGAQLSLVYTPQWVENMSAGRGWIALALVVFASWRPWRLLAGGYLFGAVSISQLHVQPLNLGIPSQFLSALPYAATVVVLVLISRNRRTTLINTPASLGKPFVPDR, encoded by the coding sequence ATGGGTATCGTCGAAGCGATCCTCCTGACCGTCATCACCGCGGCCACACCGCTGGTTCTGGCGTCACTCGGCGAACTCGTCGCCGAACGCTCGGGCGTGCTGAACCTCGGCGTCGAGGGCATGATGGTGATGGGCGCCGTGCTTGCCTTCGCCGCCACGCAGGTGACGGGCTCGCCCTATGTCGGGATCCTCGCGGGCATCGCCTGCGGCGCGCTCTTCTCGCTGCTCTTCGGTTTCCTGACGCTGACGCTCGTCGCCAACCAGGTGGCGACCGGCCTTGCGCTCACCATTCTCGGCCTCGGCGTTTCCGGCCAGATCGGCGAACCCTATGTCGGCATGTCCGGCACCAAGCTGCAGCCGATTGCGATTCCGCTGCTTGCCGATATCCCGTTCCTGGGACCGCTGCTGTTCCGGCAGGACCTGATCTTCTACCTGTCGATCGCGCTGATCTTCGGCGTGAACTGGTTCCTGTTCAGGAGCCGCGCCGGCTTGAAACTGCGTGCGGTCGGCGACAGCCACGCCTCGGCCCATGCGCTCGGCGTCCACGTCATCCGCACGCGCTATCTTGCCGTGATGTTCGGCGGCGCCTGTGCCGGCCTTGCCGGCGCGCAGCTCTCGCTCGTCTATACGCCGCAATGGGTGGAGAACATGTCCGCCGGACGCGGCTGGATCGCGCTGGCGCTCGTCGTCTTCGCCTCCTGGCGGCCCTGGCGCCTGCTTGCCGGCGGCTACCTCTTCGGCGCTGTCTCGATCAGCCAGCTTCACGTCCAGCCGCTGAACCTCGGCATCCCCTCGCAGTTCCTGTCGGCGCTTCCCTATGCCGCCACGGTTGTCGTATTGGTGCTGATATCACGCAACCGACGCACCACGTTGATCAATACACCCGCCTCTCTGGGCAAGCCCTTTGTGCCAGACCGGTGA
- the pcsA gene encoding phosphatidylcholine synthase — MKFFNYKRVPYAEIRAFSVHILTASGSFLAFLGVVAAAEHRFVDMFWWLGLALLVDGIDGPIARKVRVKEVLPNWSGDTLDNVIDYVTYVLLPAFALYQSGMIGEPWSFVAAGAIVMSSAIYYADMGMKTDEYFFSGFPVVWNMVVFTLFVIKASELTASIVVFVSVFLTFMPINFLHPVRVERFRAVNLAVFFLWAILGIYALLLHFDTPAWVVWGVVATGLYLYVIGAVLQAFPGLGRR; from the coding sequence ATGAAGTTCTTCAACTACAAACGCGTACCCTACGCGGAAATCCGTGCCTTTTCCGTCCATATCCTGACGGCATCCGGTTCGTTCCTCGCCTTCCTCGGTGTCGTGGCCGCAGCGGAGCACCGCTTCGTGGACATGTTCTGGTGGCTGGGCCTGGCGCTGCTCGTCGACGGCATAGACGGGCCGATCGCGCGAAAGGTGCGCGTGAAGGAAGTGCTGCCGAACTGGTCCGGCGACACGCTGGACAATGTCATCGACTACGTGACCTATGTGCTCCTGCCGGCCTTCGCGCTCTACCAGAGCGGCATGATCGGCGAGCCCTGGTCCTTCGTGGCGGCGGGCGCCATCGTGATGTCGAGCGCCATCTACTATGCCGACATGGGCATGAAGACGGACGAATACTTCTTCTCCGGCTTCCCGGTCGTCTGGAACATGGTGGTGTTCACCCTCTTCGTGATCAAGGCGAGCGAACTGACGGCATCGATCGTCGTCTTCGTTTCGGTCTTCCTCACCTTCATGCCGATCAACTTCCTCCACCCCGTGCGTGTCGAGCGCTTCAGGGCGGTCAATCTGGCCGTCTTCTTCCTGTGGGCAATCCTCGGAATCTACGCGCTTCTCCTGCATTTCGACACGCCGGCCTGGGTGGTCTGGGGCGTCGTGGCGACGGGGCTCTATCTCTATGTCATCGGCGCCGTGCTGCAGGCCTTCCCCGGTCTCGGCCGACGCTAG